A single window of Bradyrhizobium daqingense DNA harbors:
- a CDS encoding PLP-dependent transferase translates to MTWLRDTGAAISPFASFQLIQGLETLPLRMKQHCANARIVAGVLKEHPKVRRVFYPGLFEGADREIVEQTLNTAYGHGAMVMFEVEDELAGRKFIQNIDLMYHVSNVGDARTLVTHPVSTTHTTVPREKREAAGIFGGSIRLCVGIEDVNDILRDLDKALSAI, encoded by the coding sequence ACGCGATACCGGTGCAGCCATCTCCCCGTTTGCGAGCTTTCAACTGATCCAAGGGCTTGAAACGCTGCCGCTTCGCATGAAGCAGCACTGCGCCAATGCCAGGATCGTGGCTGGCGTTCTAAAGGAGCATCCTAAAGTGCGTCGGGTTTTTTACCCGGGGCTCTTCGAAGGCGCCGATCGGGAAATCGTCGAACAGACACTCAACACCGCATATGGACACGGGGCGATGGTCATGTTCGAGGTGGAAGACGAACTGGCCGGGCGAAAGTTCATCCAGAACATTGACTTGATGTATCACGTTTCCAATGTGGGAGATGCCCGCACGCTCGTGACTCATCCTGTCTCGACGACCCACACCACCGTCCCCCGGGAAAAGCGCGAAGCCGCCGGCATATTTGGCGGCTCAATCCGGCTTTGTGTCGGCATCGAAGATGTCAACGACATCTTGCGCGATCTGGACAAGGCGCTTTCCGCAATCTGA